TAATGGTGGTTATGCCGCCTGTATCATTCATCCAGAGTATACCATTGTCCAGCATCAGGCCTCTCCAACCAACGGCCGACCAATCATCCATTTTAGATCGGGCAATCCGGTGCAGCAATTCATCGTCAAAGACCGTATCAAAACGGATCAGCAGTTCCGCCTTACTTTTTACGTCGGCCAGCGGATACGTTCTTCGTAAAGGGTAAACAACCGCAGTGGCGATCTGCCGCTTATCACCGGCGCTTGCAGCCCGGACCAATTTTTCTACAACCATTTGCTGAGCGCCACTCAATCTGCTCGATTGCGCATACAGTGCCGGTGGTATCATTGTAAACAGCCATAAAAGAAGGGTGCGATATTTCATAGGGTTAAGTTAAAAAAAATCAGCAGAAGATCTGCGCATATGGCTTCTTATTTGCGAAAATGAACACTACCGGGGCGTTTACGTATTTCCGGCCGCTGCAACTCAAATAGAATTCTCCGCGTGGAGCATACAAAAAAAAGCTTAAATTTGAAAGTGCCCGTATCTGCAACATCCATTTTCCACTCAAAAACAGCAATATGCATCCCATCAAAAAAGAAGATATCCGCCAGGAAGTATTTGACTTGTATGATGATTATGCGCATAACCGCATCGACCGCAGAAGCTTTGTGCAACGGCTTTCGACCTATGCCATCGGCGGGCTTACGGTGCCGGCACTCATGAGTTTTCTAATGCCGGACTATGCCACCACCGCACAGGTAAAGCCGGAGGATGGCCGGGTAAAAACGACATATATCCATTACGATTCGCCAAAGGGCGGCGGTTCGATCAAGGCGTTACTGGCATGGCCGGAGGGATTGAAAAAGAAGACCGGTGGTGTGGTTGTGGTACATGAAAACCGTGGACTAAATCCTTATATCGAGGATGTAGCGCGGAGGGTGGCTCTTGCAGGATTTGTTGCACTTGCCCCGGATGCATTAACGCCGCTTGGTGGTTACCCCGGCAATGATGATGCCGGGCGCGACCTCCAGGCTAAGCGCGACAAAAACGAGATGCTGGAAGATTTCATTGCGGCTGCGGATTATTTGAAAACCCAACCCAATTGCAATGGGAAAGTGGGTGTAGTGGGATTTTGTTTTGGCGGATGGATCGCCAATATGATGGCGGTGCGGATGCCGGGTTTATCGGCCGCCGTTCCCTTCTATGGTACACAGCCCGCGGCAGACGATGTTCCAAAGATAAAAGCCCCCCTGTTATTACATTACGGGGCGCTGGATACCCGTGTTAACGAGGGATGGCCCGCTTATGAAGCCACACTAAAAAACAATCATAAAAAGTATACGGCATACATTTATCCCAATGCCAATCATGGCTTTCATAACAACACTACCCCTCGTTATGATAAAGACGCTGCGGATCTGGCCTGGCAACGGACGATTGATTTTTTTAAGAAGCATTTGTTATAAGGCAGAAATTTTATTCAGAACGCCTTAAAGGTCCTGCCAGCGGCGCTCAGGAAGATTACCTGCCCCATACAATCGCCAATGTCAGGCCGAACCAGAAAATGGCCGGCTTCATGCTCGCCCTGCATAATGCTCCATTTTAATGCCAGCATACCCCTAAAAGACCAATAGCGGATACGGGCAAACACACTTGCTCTTGTTGCAACTCGTTTCGTTGCAGTAAAAATAGCAACAAGAAATTTTGCAACATTTTTGTTGCAAACTCTGAAACAATTATTAATACTGCAACAAGCAGTCGGCCCTACGCCCGCGAACTGCAGCCTCCATGGCAGGGCTATAGGGCTGTAGCAAAGGTCCTTTAAACGCAATCTCATTCTGGGTATTTTTATTTGTATAGCAAAATCGAGGAGGCGACGACAAAACACATTTACCATCACCCCGAGGATCTCATCCGGGCTTGTCCAGTATCTATTCCTGTTTCAGGGCCTGGTGAGTGATCATATACTTAGATGCTGAAACAAGTTGCCAATGACAGATGGCAGGGTGTGTTGATAACCAGCCACATTTCATTCTTATTTCTTCCGCTTTGCCTGACCAGGAATGGAGCAAAAGTCAAGCTCATCCGCCGTGGCGGACCGCGTTTGACCAACCACACACTGCAGACCCGAATCGAAAAGCAGCATGCTCCCTTTTTCAAAGGAGCAAGCGGAAGCGCTTGCTCCTTGTTTACTGTACAATATTTACTGCACTGCTTTTTTACAGGCGGGATGCTTCTTTTGAAAACCTCCCCAGGTAAAAAAAAGAAGCTGCGAAACCTGCTGGTGGCTGTAGTTGCCATTCTGTTGCTGAGTAAAAGAATCCTTCCGATGAAAGTAAAACAAGAAAAGGCAACGTGTTCTTTCTTATAAAATAGTTCGCCGGGTAGTGAAAAGGAATCCCGAAGGTTCGGGACGAGCGGAATGGCGGCGGATGCCCCGGGCAACTGTGTAGCCGGCGCCAAAGCCTGAAGCGTCGATTTCCTGCCTGCCTCCTTGCGGAACAGATTTTGCTCCACTTTCCATTGCCGGAAAAGTGAAAAGGAAGGATGCTGGATCTTCCAACATACCGGTTTTTCTGAAGTGTTGTCATTGCCACATTGATTAGGGCCTCCTATCAAAAACTCAGGATGCCCAATAGAAGACTTTTAATAAAGCCCTTTAAAAGAATGCTCAGGTCGACGGCCTTCACATTAATAAGGCTAAAGGCAGCGCGCTCCGGAAACAAGCCTTAAACAAAACCCGGCAGCCTATAAAAAGTAAGAGGCAACGCTTCGTTGCCTCTTACAACAACCGACTTCAGCTTGTTATGAGGACCCATCGCAATGCTGCCGCGTACCAGCGCAAAGCCATGCAACCCGTCTCGGGCTGGAAAGCAAGCACCAGATGCGATCCTTGCTTCATAAGGAAATCATTTAATCGCACATTTTTCCGCATTTCGAAAACGGCGCCAGCCCTGCAGCCGCTACATTTGCAAAAATTTTTGATCCGCTACATGAAGAAGGTTTGCATACTCGGCTCCGGCCTGTTCATTGGTACTATGACCGCTGCACAATCGGTTACCATACAGGGTTCCGTAAAACAACAAAACAAAGTGGTACCCTATGCCACCCTTTCCATAAAAGGTGCAGGTAAAACCACGGCCGATCAAAACGGGCAATACCGGCTGGTATCGGAAAAAACCGGACCGGTTCAGCTGGAGGCATCTGCTGCCGGTTATCTGCCGCAATTCATAAAAATACCAATGCTCGCGCAGGATACGCTGATCAACATTGAGCTCGCTGCGGGTGAAAACAGCCTGGAAGAAGTGATCGTTTCCGCTACACGCCGCCCGCAGGATATCCGGAATGTTGTAGCATCCGTAAGTGTAGTAAACCATGCCACGCTACAGAAAGAGATCGCGCTCAACCCCGATCCAAGCACGATCCTGGCCAACCAGGTACCGGGCTTTGGTCCTACCGCGCAAACCGGCAACAATGTAGGGCAGAACCTGCGCGGACGCCCCATGCTGGTAATGATTGATGGCGTCAGCCAGTCGTCTCCCCTGCGCAATGCAGAAGTAGATCTGCGATCGGTTGACCCCGGTGTGCTGCAACAGATAGAAGTGATTAAAGGTGCTACGGCCATTTATGGGAACGGTGCCGCAGGTGGACTGGTGAACTATACAACTCTGGTACCCGGTACTGCCGACCGCTTTGCCGGCAAAACCCAGCTCAATCTTAACGGATCCCTGGTGAACCTGAAGAACTCGGTTGGCGGACGCATCAGCCAGCAGTTCTACGGGAAACTGAATCAATTCGATTATGTGATCAGCGGCATGTATGAGCAAACAGGAGAATACAAGGACGCTGACGGCGACATTGTAGGGCCCAATTACAGCCTGGGCGAAACAGACAGCTATAATGCTTTTGCCAAGCTGGGCTATACGCCGGTCGCCAACCAGCGCCTGCAACTTATTTATAATTTATACAGCAGTTTGCAGAACAGCAATTTTACCCTGGTGAACGGAGATATTGCCAATGGCAAAAAAGCCACCGGCGTACTGGGCAAGCCTGCAGGCATCCCCACCGGTGTAAAGTACAATCACAACCTGCACCTGACGTACACCATCGACAGCCTGTTTAAAAATACGAGTCTTACGGCAGATGCCTATTATGAAACCCGCAAGGATATTTTTTATGTATCCGTAGGGCGTTTTGATGGCGGCGACGGCCAGTCGTTGGCCACTAATGATAAAAAAGGTGCCCGCCTGTTTTTGCATACACCGGTAGTACAAGGCACGACTGCTAATACCAATCTTTCTTATGGATTTGATTTCCTGAATGACAAAACGGCCCAACCCCTGGTTGACGGCCGCACCTGGGTACCCACCATGAACATGAACAACCTGGCGCCTTTCGTTCAGGCTGATGCCACCCTGTTTCGTCACCTTATTGCAAAAGCGGGCTTTCGCTATGAAAAGGTAAACATAGCGGTAGATGACTACCAGACCCTGCGCATCACCAATGCCAGCGGCGCTACCATAACTCCTTCTTTTGCAGTAACCGGCGGCACGTTAAAATACGATGCCCGGTTGTTTAATGCCGGTCTGAAGTATAATCAATGGGCCATCTTCAGTCCGTATGTGAGTTTCTCCCAGGGCTTTTCCGTAATGGACATCGGGCTGGCACTGCGCGATGCCAAAGTAAACAATATCAACAAGATCAATACCGACGCGGTATTGGTAAACAACTATGAAGCCGGTTTTGATACCCGCATCCGGAATCTTCAATTGACCATATCCGGTTATACCAGCACCTCCAGACTGGGCATCGAGGTGGTATATGATCCGGCCACGGATCTCTTTAACACGGCCCGCAACCCGGAAAAGATCTACGGATTTGAGGCCGCTGCGCAATACACGGTGTCGCCGCAACTGCAGCTGGGTGCTTCTTACAGCTATACAGAAGGCAAGCGCGATATCAACGATAATGGTAAATACAACGATAAGGAGGACAAGTACCTGAACGGACGCCGCATTGCGCCGCCCAAGATTACAGGTATGGTCAGCTATACCCCCCTTACCGACCTCAACTTTACCCTGTATTATACCGGAATTGGCTCCCGTAACCGTTTTGACAAAAATGATAAGGGGGTATACAACGGTAACGAAGGAGCGGTAAAAGCGTACAACCTCTTCAACCTGCTGGGCAGCTATGCAGTGCGTAAAAACACCCGTATCACGCTGGGTGTAGACAACCTGTTTAACGAAGATTATTTCCCTGCCCGTGCGCAGTGGTTCATGCAGCCCGGGTTTTACTCCAAAGGCCGGGGCCGTTCGGTGAATGTAGGGATAACCATCGGTTATTAGACATACAGATTGTTCCACGAAGTTTTCAAATCTACCAGCAACAGGTGCCCGGGCCAACCCGGCATCCCCCGATTCTTAGCGGTAACCCATCATTGGTATTACTTTTGAGGGAGTACCTGAAAGCAGGTACTATGACACATTCCGGAAATCCCATTATCAGGCATCTGTTTACTGCAGACCCTACCGCGCTTGTCTTTAAAGACAGGGTCTATTTGTACACCGGCCATGACGAGGCGCCGGCTGGTACCGAAGCCTATGTAATGAACGACTGGCGCTGCTTCTCCTCCGCCGATCTGCTGCATTGGAAAGAACATGCCCATGTTTTAAAAGCAACGGACTTTAAATGGGCTTCCGGGGGAGCCTATGCCACCAGCATCATCCGGCACAACGACCACTTTTACTGGTATGTTGCGGTGAATCACAAAACCATAGAGGGCTCGGCCATTGGTGTGGCGGTATCCGATGCACCTGATGGAAAATTTCACGATGCGCTCAATGGCGCCCTCATTACCCGTGATATGTTGCCGCCTACGGATAATGAAAAGATCAATCTGGATCCATCTGTTATCATTGACGACGATGGAACGGGCTATATTTTCTGGGGAAACAAGATCTGCCATTATGCAAAACTCAGAAACGATCTTTTAGGACTCAGCAGCGAAATACAACAACTGGACCTCCCGGGATTTGAAGAAGGTGCTCATATCCACAAAAAGAACGGCTGGTATTATTTATCCTATGGCTACGGAATGCCAGAAAAAGTAGCTTATGCCATGAGCCGCAGCATTCACGGCCCGTGGCAGTTTAAAGGCATCCTGAACGAACTGGCCGGCAACTGCGCTACCAACCGGCCCTGTATTGTAGACTTTAAGGGCAGGTCTTATTTCTTTTACCATAATGGCGGGTTGAAAAACGGAGGCAGCCACCGCAGGTCTGTTTGTGCAGATGACCTCTTTTACAACGAAGATGGCACCATGCGGAGAATCATAATGACATCGGAAGGGGTAATCGTCTGACCAGCTAGTCTCGTTTTTTTGTGCAATTCTTTGTAAAGCTGTCCGCTATGTCGCCGCAGGGTTTGCCAGTCGAAACTGTCTCAACAACGCTACCAAACCGAATCAAACATCCCCGTTGGGATGTTCCGTTCCTCTATTTCAGGCCTTCGCCCCTTAACCAGCTCATTTATCGTTATCCAAAGCCCCCGGTTATTTAACCAAAAATCCCTGCCGGCTGAAAGTATCTTTGTAAGCAGGTCCCCGGGAAAATACCGCGCTTCAATAAAAAGATTGGCTTCCAGGTGCTCTATTGCCAGGGGAATAAGATATTGCAGCGAGAATCCCTGCCCGATCATCAGGCACAGATCTTCTATGGAAAATTGACCGAGCGGCACCCGGGTTAATTCAATACAGCGTTTCACCAAACCCGTAGGTGCATCCCCGGGGGTACCAAAATCACGCTGTTCCAACTCGTAGATCGTTTTATGACGCCAGTTATCCTGTATTGCCTGCATTTTTGCCGGTTGATTTACCTGTAAAGCACAAGTGCTCCGCAGGCTGCTTCTTGGTTGATTCCGGAAGATCCGTTTATTGAATAACGCTGATAAAGCGCTGCATTTCATCTAACGTGCCCACTGTTATCCGGGTCCATTGTCCATCCGCTTCATAGATAAAAGTGCCTTGTATGTTATTATTTTTAAGCACACCAAAAAAATCCTTTTTATAACCGGCCAGTGAAAAATAAATAAAATTGGTATGAGAAGGAATGCAGGTGATGCCCAGCCGGGTCAACTGTTCTATGGTATACTTGCGCACGGCTATATTTTGGGCGTAGCATTGTTTTACAAAACCGGTGTCCGATAAGGATGCCAGGGCTGCGGCTCTTGAAACAACGCTTACATCACCGTTTGCCCAGGTTTGTAAAGCGGAAATCCGGCTAATGGTATCTTTGTGGGCAATGGCGTAGCCGGTTCTTGCGCCTGCCAGGCCGTATATCTTGGAAAATGTTCTTACAACGATCAGGTTTTTGTTTTCTGCAACCAGATGGCTTACAGAAGGCTGATCCGTAAAATCGATATAGGCCTCATCCACTATCACGGTTGCTTTTTTTGCAGCAGTCTTAATAAAGCTAAGAAGCGCATTATGTTCACAAAGGGTTCCGGTAGGGTTGTTGGGATTGCACACATAAATCATCCTTGTTGCGGAATTCATGGCAGCCAGCATAGCATCCAGCGGGAGCTGCTTGGCCGGCGTTAAGGGTATTGATCTTTTTTCAAGACCCAGTTGTTCTGCCCGTTTCGTCCAATTGGTATAGGACGGATGGGGCACAATAAAATTTCCGCCCTGAGCGGCGAAAGATTGCACCACCAGGTCCAGAATCACCGTAGAACCCGCAGCAATTAAGATATTATCTTCCGTTACCTGGTTCTTTTGGGCCAGCGCTGCCATTAATTGTTCTGCAGTATTCCAGTTGTACCGGTTACTGCTGCCGATACTCCGGGCCATGGCCTCCCGGGCCAAGGGAGACGGTCCGTAAGGATTTTCATTGGAGCTGAGGCGGATGGCTTGATCGGCTGTAGTGGTCACTGTTGGATGCTTCACTGACGGCAACGCCAGAGCTTTAAACGGTGCCACGCTAAAGCCTGCCGTTACAATACCGATTTGCTGAAGCCAGGTTCGCCTGTTTGTCTGCATCATATTTATTTTTTAATGCGTATAGAGTAGATTGGTCATTCAACGACCTGAAAGGTATGCTAATGTACAAATTTAAAAAGCTGAGCCCACCACCGCTGCCTATTTTTCTCAGGGAGGGTCAGAAATGTTGCAACTATTTTTGTTGCAAAAACAATTGAAACAAAAATCCCTGCAACAGTTTGACTCGTCCTGAAAAAAGTTGACACTTGAATGGTGTTAGTCCTGTTACAAGTTTACAAATATAGTTTAGTCCTGTATATTGTTTACACTGCTGTTTTAAGCCAGTAATAAAACAATATTTTTGTAGCCCACAGCTAAAGAAAATATTGTTTTGCAGGCTAAGCGTTTAGGGTTCTGCCATTGCTACCTCCTTTTTGTTGTAATAATTTTTCCATCGCCGGGTGAGCCTGCCTGTTTGTTGGTGTGCGGCAACCGGGGTTAAATAATCTACACTGCTGTGCGGCCGCTGGTAGTTATAAATGTTTATGGCTCGGGTTATCGCGGTTTGCGCCGCCTGGAAATCAGAATATTGTGCTTCCAGGAATTCTTGTTTTAAGATACCATTAATCCGCTCCGCAATTGCATTTTCCAGCGGATCCCCGTTTTCGGTCATACTGATGGTGATATTATTTTTATTTAAAACACGGACATATTCATTACTGCAGTACTGGATCCCCCTGTCACTATGGTGGATTATGTTGTGATGAGCGGGTAATGACAGCAAGGCCATTTTCAAGGCTTTTACACTACCCGTGGCACCCAGTGTCGGATGCAGATCAAACCCAACAATTTTGCGACTATAAGCATCGGTGATCAGACTCAGGTAGCCAAAACCTTCAGCAAGCGGAATATAAGTAATATCGCTTACCCATAGTTGGTTGGCTGCCATGGGAGTAAATCCTTTTACAATGTTTTTATATTTTCTAAAATGATGAACACTGTCTGTAGTGATTGGTTTTGAACGCTTACGTCTGCGCACCAGCAAGCCATTGCGGCAAAGCAGGTTAAAGAAAGCATCCCGGCCTATAGAGATCTTGTGCTCCTTAAAAAAATTGCCCAGCAGGCCCAGTAGTTTCCTGCCTCCCAGACGCTTTTGCGTCAGGCGGATCATTTGTACCTGTTGTATTATTAGTGCTTCCTTATATGCTTGCTGCTGTTGTTGGCGCCCGCCCTGATAAAGAGCTTGCCGACTATAACCAAGCAATGAACAAAGGGTAGAAATGTTCTTCGGCATCCTTTGTCCTACATTTATAACTGCCTGGTGCCAAACTTTTTTCTGAGCTCAACGCCTGTAAGGTTCTCCGATAAACGCAACATTTCCTCCAATAGCTCATTGTGCAGCTTTGCCCTGCGCAGTTCAGCCTGAAGTTGCTTTACCTCAGTGGGCAATGGTTCTACCGCTTCAATTTCCAATTGCTTCTGCTCTTTCTGATTGTCCTGATGGCATTTTACCCAATAATAAACTCTGCGAGAAGTTATCCCATACTTAGACGCCAGTTTACGAAAACTCGTGCCGCCTGATAAATACTCCGCTACTATTGCCTCTTTTGTTTCCTTATTAACTTTTATCATAACCTGTCCGATTTAAATGTACACCTTTTGTGTAAACCTATTTCAGGACAAGACAGTTTGTGGCAAAACCGGAAGCAGGTATTTGAATTGCAACGCTCGCCGGCAGACCACTGGCAATGAGGTAACCGGTACCAGAATTGCCGGAAATAGTCTCAATTTGAATATCATTCAGCTTTTGGGTTATCAGATCCAATATTGCCCAATCCTTTATTGGGCATTGCAATAGCAGCGCCTCATTCCCTCCCAATTCAGGAGCATTATTGCC
The sequence above is a segment of the Niabella agricola genome. Coding sequences within it:
- a CDS encoding dienelactone hydrolase family protein; amino-acid sequence: MHPIKKEDIRQEVFDLYDDYAHNRIDRRSFVQRLSTYAIGGLTVPALMSFLMPDYATTAQVKPEDGRVKTTYIHYDSPKGGGSIKALLAWPEGLKKKTGGVVVVHENRGLNPYIEDVARRVALAGFVALAPDALTPLGGYPGNDDAGRDLQAKRDKNEMLEDFIAAADYLKTQPNCNGKVGVVGFCFGGWIANMMAVRMPGLSAAVPFYGTQPAADDVPKIKAPLLLHYGALDTRVNEGWPAYEATLKNNHKKYTAYIYPNANHGFHNNTTPRYDKDAADLAWQRTIDFFKKHLL
- a CDS encoding TonB-dependent receptor produces the protein MKKVCILGSGLFIGTMTAAQSVTIQGSVKQQNKVVPYATLSIKGAGKTTADQNGQYRLVSEKTGPVQLEASAAGYLPQFIKIPMLAQDTLINIELAAGENSLEEVIVSATRRPQDIRNVVASVSVVNHATLQKEIALNPDPSTILANQVPGFGPTAQTGNNVGQNLRGRPMLVMIDGVSQSSPLRNAEVDLRSVDPGVLQQIEVIKGATAIYGNGAAGGLVNYTTLVPGTADRFAGKTQLNLNGSLVNLKNSVGGRISQQFYGKLNQFDYVISGMYEQTGEYKDADGDIVGPNYSLGETDSYNAFAKLGYTPVANQRLQLIYNLYSSLQNSNFTLVNGDIANGKKATGVLGKPAGIPTGVKYNHNLHLTYTIDSLFKNTSLTADAYYETRKDIFYVSVGRFDGGDGQSLATNDKKGARLFLHTPVVQGTTANTNLSYGFDFLNDKTAQPLVDGRTWVPTMNMNNLAPFVQADATLFRHLIAKAGFRYEKVNIAVDDYQTLRITNASGATITPSFAVTGGTLKYDARLFNAGLKYNQWAIFSPYVSFSQGFSVMDIGLALRDAKVNNINKINTDAVLVNNYEAGFDTRIRNLQLTISGYTSTSRLGIEVVYDPATDLFNTARNPEKIYGFEAAAQYTVSPQLQLGASYSYTEGKRDINDNGKYNDKEDKYLNGRRIAPPKITGMVSYTPLTDLNFTLYYTGIGSRNRFDKNDKGVYNGNEGAVKAYNLFNLLGSYAVRKNTRITLGVDNLFNEDYFPARAQWFMQPGFYSKGRGRSVNVGITIGY
- a CDS encoding glycoside hydrolase family 43 protein, which produces MTHSGNPIIRHLFTADPTALVFKDRVYLYTGHDEAPAGTEAYVMNDWRCFSSADLLHWKEHAHVLKATDFKWASGGAYATSIIRHNDHFYWYVAVNHKTIEGSAIGVAVSDAPDGKFHDALNGALITRDMLPPTDNEKINLDPSVIIDDDGTGYIFWGNKICHYAKLRNDLLGLSSEIQQLDLPGFEEGAHIHKKNGWYYLSYGYGMPEKVAYAMSRSIHGPWQFKGILNELAGNCATNRPCIVDFKGRSYFFYHNGGLKNGGSHRRSVCADDLFYNEDGTMRRIIMTSEGVIV
- a CDS encoding contact-dependent growth inhibition system immunity protein → MQAIQDNWRHKTIYELEQRDFGTPGDAPTGLVKRCIELTRVPLGQFSIEDLCLMIGQGFSLQYLIPLAIEHLEANLFIEARYFPGDLLTKILSAGRDFWLNNRGLWITINELVKGRRPEIEERNIPTGMFDSVW
- a CDS encoding pyridoxal phosphate-dependent aminotransferase; this translates as MMQTNRRTWLQQIGIVTAGFSVAPFKALALPSVKHPTVTTTADQAIRLSSNENPYGPSPLAREAMARSIGSSNRYNWNTAEQLMAALAQKNQVTEDNILIAAGSTVILDLVVQSFAAQGGNFIVPHPSYTNWTKRAEQLGLEKRSIPLTPAKQLPLDAMLAAMNSATRMIYVCNPNNPTGTLCEHNALLSFIKTAAKKATVIVDEAYIDFTDQPSVSHLVAENKNLIVVRTFSKIYGLAGARTGYAIAHKDTISRISALQTWANGDVSVVSRAAALASLSDTGFVKQCYAQNIAVRKYTIEQLTRLGITCIPSHTNFIYFSLAGYKKDFFGVLKNNNIQGTFIYEADGQWTRITVGTLDEMQRFISVIQ
- a CDS encoding IS3 family transposase translates to MPKNISTLCSLLGYSRQALYQGGRQQQQQAYKEALIIQQVQMIRLTQKRLGGRKLLGLLGNFFKEHKISIGRDAFFNLLCRNGLLVRRRKRSKPITTDSVHHFRKYKNIVKGFTPMAANQLWVSDITYIPLAEGFGYLSLITDAYSRKIVGFDLHPTLGATGSVKALKMALLSLPAHHNIIHHSDRGIQYCSNEYVRVLNKNNITISMTENGDPLENAIAERINGILKQEFLEAQYSDFQAAQTAITRAINIYNYQRPHSSVDYLTPVAAHQQTGRLTRRWKNYYNKKEVAMAEP
- a CDS encoding transposase, translating into MIKVNKETKEAIVAEYLSGGTSFRKLASKYGITSRRVYYWVKCHQDNQKEQKQLEIEAVEPLPTEVKQLQAELRRAKLHNELLEEMLRLSENLTGVELRKKFGTRQL